One genomic segment of Profundibacter amoris includes these proteins:
- the nthA gene encoding nitrile hydratase subunit alpha — protein MPHDHHDDDFHHSGMSPSGHPYREDDDRPLTYWQTMEIAMRELLVEKGVLTPEEIARQIDEMDSREPANGAAVVARAWTDPDFKARLLKDASDASREMGFDIGPLRLIAIENTADTHNIIVCTLCSCYPRNLLGLPPDWYKSRAYRSRVVKEPRKVLAEFGVTLPENTTVRVHDSTADMRYIVLPRRPDGTDGWSADKLAELVTRDSMIGVGLAKSPV, from the coding sequence ATGCCCCATGACCACCATGATGACGATTTTCACCACAGCGGCATGAGCCCGTCGGGCCACCCATACCGCGAAGATGATGATCGCCCCCTAACCTATTGGCAAACCATGGAAATCGCCATGCGGGAATTGCTGGTGGAAAAAGGTGTTCTGACGCCGGAAGAAATTGCCCGCCAGATCGACGAAATGGATTCGCGCGAACCCGCCAACGGTGCCGCTGTTGTGGCACGGGCCTGGACCGACCCTGATTTCAAGGCCCGTTTGCTGAAGGACGCCTCGGACGCCAGCCGCGAAATGGGCTTTGACATCGGCCCGCTGCGCCTGATTGCAATCGAGAACACCGCCGACACCCACAACATCATCGTCTGCACCCTGTGTTCCTGCTACCCGCGCAACCTGCTGGGACTACCGCCGGACTGGTATAAATCCCGCGCCTATCGTTCGCGGGTGGTCAAGGAACCGCGCAAGGTATTGGCGGAATTCGGCGTCACCCTGCCGGAGAACACCACCGTCAGGGTGCATGATTCCACTGCCGACATGCGTTATATCGTGCTGCCGCGACGTCCAGACGGAACAGATGGCTGGAGCGCCGATAAACTGGCCGAACTGGTGACACGCGACAGTATGATTGGCGTCGGCCTTGCTAAATCCCCGGTCTAA
- a CDS encoding SH3-like domain-containing protein, with protein sequence MAEHVRVKSMMPPGHVRTPCYLRGKSGTIERRLGEFANPERAAYRLEKEMQPLVRVRFTMVEIWGKNAENPDDTLDAEIYAHWLEKVD encoded by the coding sequence ATGGCTGAGCATGTCCGCGTCAAATCCATGATGCCGCCGGGCCATGTGCGCACGCCTTGCTATTTGCGCGGCAAATCCGGCACCATCGAACGCAGGCTGGGCGAATTTGCCAATCCCGAACGTGCCGCATATCGGCTGGAAAAGGAAATGCAACCACTTGTCCGTGTCCGGTTCACCATGGTGGAAATCTGGGGCAAGAATGCAGAAAACCCCGATGACACGCTGGATGCGGAAATCTATGCGCATTGGCTGGAAAAGGTAGACTGA